One bacterium genomic window carries:
- the atpG gene encoding ATP synthase F1 subunit gamma has product MATLKTIRKRITTTKNTQKITKAMKMVAAAKLRRAQSALNQARPHLQMLESAIKRWLAQAEAWNHPLFKAAENPKKADILVMTSDRGLCGGFNGNLLRKVEHFSRHEGKAFEEFNISTMGRKGRDYYRAKNIATKETLNTFEEDFSFAHAEELAKTYVDRFLAGDFDTFFLAFNHFKSAISQEATIKKIFPLEIAADEAEVPAGPPIVWEGSQEAILSRALPRYVATLFYIAVLESRASELGARMSAMENATKNAKEMILSLTLQYNRARQAAITTELMDIVNGAEALK; this is encoded by the coding sequence ATGGCGACCTTAAAAACGATCCGGAAACGGATCACGACAACCAAGAACACGCAGAAGATCACCAAGGCCATGAAGATGGTCGCGGCGGCCAAGCTGCGGCGCGCCCAATCGGCCCTCAACCAGGCCCGGCCTCATTTGCAAATGCTGGAGTCGGCGATCAAGCGCTGGCTGGCTCAAGCCGAGGCCTGGAACCACCCTTTGTTCAAGGCGGCGGAAAATCCCAAGAAGGCCGACATCCTGGTCATGACCAGCGACCGCGGGCTCTGCGGCGGGTTCAACGGCAACTTGCTGCGCAAGGTCGAGCATTTCAGTCGCCACGAAGGCAAGGCCTTCGAGGAATTCAACATCTCGACCATGGGGCGAAAGGGCCGGGACTACTACCGGGCCAAGAATATCGCCACCAAGGAAACGCTGAACACCTTCGAGGAGGATTTCAGCTTCGCCCACGCCGAGGAGCTGGCCAAGACCTACGTCGACCGCTTCCTGGCCGGCGATTTCGACACCTTTTTCCTGGCTTTCAACCACTTCAAGAGCGCGATCTCGCAGGAAGCCACCATCAAAAAGATCTTTCCGCTGGAAATCGCCGCCGATGAGGCCGAAGTCCCGGCCGGCCCGCCCATTGTCTGGGAGGGCAGCCAAGAAGCCATCCTCTCCCGGGCGCTTCCGCGCTACGTCGCGACCCTCTTCTACATCGCGGTTTTGGAGTCGCGGGCCAGCGAATTGGGCGCTAGGATGAGCGCGATGGAAAACGCGACCAAGAACGCGAAGGAAATGATTCTCAGCCTGACCCTGCAATACAACCGGGCCCGTCAGGCCGCCATCACCACCGAGCTGATGGACATCGTCAACGGCGCCGAGGCGCTGAAATAG
- the atpA gene encoding F0F1 ATP synthase subunit alpha, whose amino-acid sequence MQIRPEEISDIIRQQIQDYDRVVEMDEVGTVLSIGDGIARVYGLSRVMAGELLEFPHNIFGLALNLEEDNVGVAIMGHDAEIREGDTVKRTGRIAEVPVGEALLGRVVNALAQPVDGLGPIRSETRRQIEIKAPGIIARQSVHEPLQTGIKAIDAMIPIGRGQRELIIGDRQTGKTAVALDTIINQKGKGVFCIYVAIGQKQSTVAQVVEKLKQHGAMDYTIIVAANASDPAPLQFLAPYSGVTIGEYFRDNGQHALIVYDDLSKHAVAYRQLSLLLRRPPGREAFPGDVFYLHSRLLERAAKLSEDRGSGSLTALPIIETQAGDVSAYIPTNVISITDGQIFLESDLFYSGVRPAVNVGISVSRVGGNAQIKAMKQVAGTLRLELAQYRELAAFAQFGSDLDKATQRQLARGERLVEVLKQGQYVPMPVEKQIIEIYAAINGFVDEIPVNKVRKFFEEFQLFVESKYPNILKDIQSKKKLDDDLTAKLKQALEEMKNSFQG is encoded by the coding sequence ATGCAAATTCGACCTGAAGAAATCTCCGACATCATCCGCCAACAGATCCAGGACTACGACCGGGTGGTCGAAATGGACGAAGTGGGCACCGTGCTCTCGATCGGCGACGGTATTGCCCGGGTTTATGGCCTCTCCCGGGTCATGGCCGGCGAGCTCCTCGAGTTTCCCCACAATATCTTCGGCCTGGCTCTCAACCTCGAAGAGGACAACGTCGGCGTGGCCATCATGGGCCATGACGCCGAGATCCGCGAAGGCGACACCGTCAAGCGCACCGGCCGCATCGCCGAAGTGCCGGTCGGCGAGGCCCTCCTGGGCCGGGTCGTCAACGCCCTGGCCCAGCCGGTCGACGGCTTGGGCCCGATCCGCTCCGAGACCCGGCGCCAGATCGAGATCAAGGCCCCCGGCATCATCGCCCGCCAATCGGTCCATGAGCCGCTCCAGACCGGCATCAAGGCCATCGACGCCATGATCCCGATCGGCCGCGGCCAACGCGAGCTGATCATCGGCGACCGTCAAACCGGCAAGACCGCCGTCGCCCTCGACACCATCATCAACCAGAAGGGCAAGGGCGTCTTCTGCATCTACGTCGCGATCGGCCAAAAGCAATCGACCGTCGCCCAGGTCGTGGAGAAGCTCAAGCAGCACGGCGCCATGGACTACACCATCATTGTCGCCGCCAACGCCTCCGATCCGGCGCCGCTCCAATTCTTGGCGCCCTACAGCGGCGTCACCATCGGCGAGTATTTCCGCGACAACGGCCAGCACGCCCTGATCGTCTATGACGATCTCTCCAAGCATGCCGTGGCCTATCGCCAGCTCAGCCTCCTGCTCCGCCGCCCGCCGGGCCGCGAAGCCTTCCCCGGCGACGTCTTCTATCTGCACAGCCGCCTGCTGGAGCGCGCGGCCAAGCTCAGCGAAGACCGCGGCAGCGGATCCTTGACCGCCTTGCCGATCATCGAAACCCAGGCCGGCGACGTCTCGGCCTACATTCCGACCAACGTCATCTCGATTACCGACGGTCAGATCTTCCTCGAGAGCGATCTCTTTTATTCGGGCGTTCGGCCGGCGGTGAACGTCGGTATCTCGGTTTCGCGCGTCGGCGGCAATGCCCAGATCAAGGCCATGAAGCAGGTCGCCGGCACCCTTCGCCTCGAATTGGCCCAGTACCGCGAGCTCGCGGCCTTCGCCCAGTTCGGCAGCGACCTGGACAAGGCCACCCAGCGCCAATTGGCCCGCGGCGAGCGCTTGGTCGAGGTTCTCAAGCAGGGCCAATACGTCCCGATGCCGGTCGAGAAGCAGATCATCGAGATCTACGCCGCGATCAACGGCTTCGTCGACGAGATCCCGGTCAACAAGGTCCGGAAGTTCTTCGAGGAGTTCCAGCTCTTCGTCGAGTCGAAGTACCCCAACATCCTGAAGGACATTCAGAGCAAGAAGAAGCTCGACGACGACCTGACGGCCAAGCTCAAGCAGGCCCTCGAGGAAATGAAGAACTCGTTCCAAGGGTAA
- the atpC gene encoding ATP synthase F1 subunit epsilon produces the protein MKIEIVTPYQHIVSDEAEELYAVGPKGEFGILPGHAHYVTPLETGRLFYRKGGKRHAFVVQGGFLEAFEEKVLVMADYVEKAEEIDLPQAKQELEKLEKALGQGPVEAEDYTKLQSHRLKEQVRVQAASEGL, from the coding sequence ATGAAGATCGAAATCGTCACCCCTTACCAGCACATCGTGAGCGACGAGGCCGAAGAGCTCTATGCCGTCGGCCCCAAGGGCGAGTTCGGCATCCTACCGGGGCACGCCCACTACGTGACGCCGCTGGAAACCGGCCGGCTTTTCTACCGCAAGGGTGGAAAGCGCCATGCCTTCGTGGTCCAGGGCGGATTCCTCGAGGCCTTTGAAGAAAAGGTCTTGGTCATGGCCGACTACGTCGAAAAGGCTGAAGAGATCGACTTGCCCCAAGCCAAGCAGGAGCTGGAGAAGCTCGAGAAAGCTTTGGGCCAGGGCCCGGTCGAGGCCGAAGACTACACCAAGCTCCAGAGCCACCGGCTCAAGGAGCAGGTCCGAGTTCAGGCGGCGTCGGAAGGATTGTAG
- a CDS encoding polymer-forming cytoskeletal protein, producing MFGDKDRALKLVSEDVETVLDKGAEFEGKLTFEGKVQINGKFRGEIFSEGILLIGEGAEVDARIEIDTIIIQGNVTGNILAKNRIEMHPPAVVKGDIVSPGLVVSEGAVFEGNCSMGREVKSRVFELSSNQAT from the coding sequence ATGTTTGGAGACAAGGACCGCGCATTGAAGCTGGTGTCGGAAGACGTCGAAACGGTTTTAGACAAGGGCGCCGAGTTCGAAGGCAAGCTGACCTTCGAGGGCAAGGTTCAGATCAACGGGAAATTCCGCGGCGAAATTTTTTCCGAGGGAATTCTCTTGATCGGCGAGGGCGCCGAGGTCGATGCCCGCATCGAGATCGACACCATCATCATCCAAGGCAACGTCACCGGAAACATCCTGGCCAAAAACCGGATTGAGATGCACCCGCCGGCGGTGGTCAAGGGCGACATCGTCTCGCCCGGCCTGGTGGTCAGCGAAGGCGCGGTTTTCGAGGGCAATTGCAGCATGGGCCGCGAGGTCAAAAGCCGGGTCTTCGAGCTCTCCTCCAATCAGGCCACTTAA
- a CDS encoding ParB/RepB/Spo0J family partition protein, whose protein sequence is MQQTTTGNRALGKGLASLIQGAAAPAPAPAAANEAYFPCPVEDILPSRGQPRKIFSKQALEELAASIKAQGVIQPLIVRKMEGGKFELIAGERRLRAAKLAGLEKVPVVISSAAPEQVLELALIENLQREDLNPIEEALAFKELGDRYRLTQEEIARRVGKERSSVTNALRLLTLPEEIRGDIIENRLSMGQARALLAIEDDELKLKVKKRIITEGLSVREVERLAQEVKAGVKVERRVQTKLNDPQLNFIEQEMTKILGTKVKIKARGEKGKVVIDYYSPEDLDRIFNAIIG, encoded by the coding sequence CGCGCCCGCGGCCGCCAACGAGGCTTATTTCCCCTGTCCGGTGGAGGACATCCTGCCTTCGCGGGGTCAGCCTCGGAAGATTTTTTCCAAGCAAGCGCTGGAGGAGTTGGCGGCCTCGATCAAGGCCCAGGGTGTGATCCAGCCGCTGATCGTGCGCAAGATGGAAGGCGGCAAATTCGAGCTCATCGCCGGCGAACGCCGGCTGCGGGCGGCCAAGCTGGCCGGCTTGGAAAAAGTTCCAGTCGTCATCTCCAGCGCCGCGCCCGAGCAAGTCCTCGAGCTGGCCTTGATCGAAAATCTCCAGCGCGAGGATCTCAATCCGATCGAAGAAGCGCTGGCTTTCAAGGAGCTCGGCGACCGCTACCGCTTGACTCAGGAGGAGATCGCCCGCCGCGTCGGCAAAGAGCGAAGCAGCGTCACCAATGCGCTCCGGCTTCTGACCCTGCCCGAGGAAATTCGTGGCGACATCATCGAAAATCGCCTTTCGATGGGCCAGGCCCGGGCCTTGCTCGCGATCGAGGATGACGAGCTTAAGCTCAAGGTAAAAAAAAGGATCATCACGGAGGGGCTTTCCGTTCGGGAAGTGGAGCGTCTGGCCCAAGAGGTGAAAGCCGGTGTGAAAGTGGAGCGCCGGGTCCAGACCAAGCTCAACGATCCGCAGCTCAACTTCATCGAGCAGGAGATGACGAAAATTTTGGGGACCAAGGTCAAAATCAAGGCCCGCGGTGAAAAAGGCAAGGTCGTGATCGACTACTACAGCCCCGAGGATTTAGACCGAATATTCAACGCCATCATTGGCTAA
- a CDS encoding ATP synthase F0 subunit B: MIDLMPNSTLFVQMGIFLFTFISLNFLVFKPVMRIIERRKALTTGAQKEARALDEKTQGMIETHRQKMQEARNEGVALKEKFKKEGETEAAQLAARVQQEVEAKVEKARSEISRESKEAQLVLRKLSRDLSKDMAEKLLGRKVAS, translated from the coding sequence ATGATTGATCTAATGCCCAATTCAACTCTGTTCGTGCAGATGGGCATCTTTCTATTCACCTTTATCTCCTTGAATTTCTTGGTATTTAAGCCTGTCATGCGGATCATCGAGCGGCGCAAGGCGCTCACCACCGGCGCCCAAAAAGAGGCTCGAGCCCTGGACGAGAAGACTCAAGGAATGATTGAGACCCATCGCCAGAAGATGCAGGAAGCCCGAAACGAGGGCGTGGCTCTCAAGGAAAAGTTCAAAAAAGAAGGCGAGACCGAAGCGGCCCAACTCGCCGCCCGAGTCCAACAAGAGGTCGAAGCCAAGGTCGAAAAGGCCCGCTCCGAAATCAGCCGCGAGTCGAAAGAAGCCCAATTGGTCCTGCGCAAACTCTCCCGGGATCTTTCCAAGGACATGGCCGAAAAGCTGCTGGGCCGAAAGGTGGCTTCCTGA
- the atpD gene encoding F0F1 ATP synthase subunit beta → MAEKVNNGKVVQIIGPVIDVQFPSGELPEIYTALLVTNPAINDQADNLVVEVAQHLGEKTVRCIAMDSTDGLVRGQEVKNTGKPINMPVGPATLGRILNVVGAPVDEGGPVKADKSYPIHRPAPVFVDQSTKVEMFETGIKVIDLLAPYSKGGKIGLFGGAGVGKTVLIMELINNVALKHGGYSVFGGVGERTREGNDLWHEMKESGVINKTCLVYGQMNEPPGARARVALSALTVAEYFRDEENQDVLLFIDNIFRFTQAGAEVSALLGRIPSAVGYQPTLATDLGELQERITSTNKGSITSVQAIYVPADDLTDPAPATTFAHLDATTVLSRQIAELGIYPAVDPLDSTSRILDPQVIGADHYQTARATQQLLQRYKDLQDIIAILGMDELSEEDKLVVARARKVQRFLSQPFFVAAQFTGLEGKYVELKDTLRGFQEILSGKHDDVPEQAFYLVGTIEEALAKAQKLAA, encoded by the coding sequence ATGGCAGAGAAAGTCAACAACGGTAAAGTCGTCCAAATCATCGGACCGGTCATCGACGTCCAATTCCCCTCCGGTGAGCTGCCCGAGATCTACACCGCTTTGCTGGTCACCAATCCGGCGATCAACGACCAAGCCGATAACCTGGTCGTCGAGGTCGCCCAGCACTTGGGTGAAAAGACCGTGCGCTGCATCGCGATGGACTCCACCGACGGCCTGGTCCGGGGTCAAGAGGTCAAGAACACCGGCAAGCCGATCAACATGCCGGTCGGCCCGGCCACCTTGGGCCGGATCCTCAACGTCGTCGGCGCGCCGGTCGACGAGGGCGGCCCGGTCAAGGCCGACAAAAGCTATCCGATTCACCGGCCGGCTCCGGTCTTCGTCGATCAGTCGACCAAGGTCGAGATGTTCGAGACCGGCATCAAGGTCATCGACCTGCTGGCGCCTTACTCCAAGGGCGGCAAGATCGGCCTCTTCGGCGGCGCCGGCGTCGGCAAGACCGTCCTCATCATGGAGCTGATCAACAACGTCGCCTTGAAGCACGGCGGTTACTCGGTTTTCGGCGGCGTCGGCGAGCGGACCCGCGAAGGCAACGACCTCTGGCATGAAATGAAAGAGTCGGGCGTTATCAATAAGACCTGCCTGGTCTACGGTCAGATGAACGAGCCGCCAGGCGCCCGGGCCCGAGTCGCGCTTTCGGCCCTTACCGTCGCCGAGTACTTCCGCGACGAGGAGAACCAGGACGTGCTCCTCTTCATCGACAACATCTTCCGTTTCACCCAGGCCGGCGCCGAAGTCTCGGCTCTGCTCGGCCGCATTCCCTCGGCAGTCGGCTATCAGCCGACTCTGGCCACCGACTTGGGCGAGCTCCAGGAGCGGATCACCTCGACCAACAAGGGTTCGATCACCTCGGTCCAAGCGATCTACGTTCCGGCCGACGACTTGACCGATCCCGCGCCGGCCACCACCTTCGCCCACTTGGACGCGACCACCGTTCTTTCCCGGCAGATCGCCGAGCTGGGCATCTACCCGGCCGTCGATCCGCTCGATTCGACCTCGCGGATCCTCGATCCCCAGGTCATCGGCGCCGATCATTACCAGACGGCCCGCGCCACCCAGCAGCTCTTGCAGCGTTACAAAGACCTCCAGGACATCATCGCCATCCTCGGCATGGACGAGCTCTCCGAAGAGGACAAGCTGGTCGTGGCCCGGGCCCGCAAGGTCCAGCGCTTCCTGTCCCAGCCCTTCTTCGTCGCCGCCCAGTTCACCGGCCTCGAAGGCAAGTACGTCGAGCTCAAGGACACCCTCCGCGGTTTCCAAGAAATTCTCTCGGGCAAGCATGACGATGTTCCGGAGCAGGCCTTTTACCTGGTCGGCACCATCGAAGAGGCGCTGGCCAAGGCCCAGAAACTGGCGGCTTAA
- a CDS encoding ATP synthase F0 subunit B gives MRRAWTSLAALAMSLLPSLLLAASEAAEGGEHHGPGMAVVYHAINFAILISVLFYFLRKPVKEFFASRSTLIRSHIDEAKQLKNEAAKKYSEYEQRLKSIEQEMQGLIVSLKQDGELERKRLLETAEQQAQTLRTNSERMLQQELRKAKEDLKREAVGLAGQLAEDLIRQNLTPEDQGRLVGQYLEKMEKLG, from the coding sequence ATGCGCCGAGCTTGGACCAGCCTTGCGGCTCTCGCGATGAGCCTTTTGCCCAGCCTCCTTCTCGCGGCCAGCGAAGCGGCCGAAGGCGGCGAGCACCATGGCCCCGGTATGGCCGTCGTTTACCACGCGATCAATTTCGCCATTTTGATTAGTGTGCTCTTCTACTTCCTGCGCAAGCCGGTGAAGGAGTTCTTCGCCTCCCGGTCGACCCTGATCCGGAGCCATATCGACGAGGCCAAGCAGCTCAAGAACGAGGCCGCCAAGAAATACAGCGAATATGAGCAGCGACTGAAGTCGATTGAGCAGGAGATGCAGGGCTTGATCGTCAGCCTGAAACAGGACGGCGAGCTCGAGCGGAAGCGCCTGCTGGAAACCGCCGAGCAGCAGGCCCAGACCCTCCGAACTAACAGCGAGCGCATGCTCCAGCAGGAGCTGCGCAAGGCCAAGGAAGATCTGAAGCGTGAGGCCGTCGGCCTCGCCGGCCAGCTGGCCGAGGATCTGATCCGGCAAAACTTGACCCCCGAAGACCAGGGCCGCCTCGTCGGCCAATATTTGGAAAAGATGGAGAAGCTGGGATGA
- the atpH gene encoding ATP synthase F1 subunit delta: MKQGSAAKRYASALLQVAQEQGKVADFDRELQGLAATFRQNSALSTTLSSPVVPPSKKKAIGDALLAKLGVSSNLRNLIHILIDNERVSEIPLLALIYRDMADELEGRVRVQVISAAPLAENEAKLQSILEKTLKQQVILETKVDPQVLGGLVVRVQDRVFDASLKGELERWKESLSAEAVA; the protein is encoded by the coding sequence ATGAAACAGGGATCGGCCGCCAAACGCTATGCTTCCGCCTTGCTCCAAGTCGCCCAAGAGCAGGGCAAGGTCGCCGATTTCGACCGCGAGCTCCAGGGCCTGGCCGCGACCTTCCGTCAGAACTCCGCGCTTTCCACCACCTTGAGCTCGCCGGTGGTGCCGCCTTCGAAAAAGAAGGCCATTGGCGATGCCCTCCTCGCCAAGCTCGGAGTTAGCTCTAATTTGAGAAATTTAATTCACATTTTGATCGATAACGAGCGGGTCTCGGAAATTCCGCTGCTCGCGCTGATCTACCGCGACATGGCCGACGAGCTGGAAGGGCGGGTCCGGGTCCAGGTGATCAGCGCCGCGCCGCTGGCCGAAAACGAGGCCAAGCTCCAATCGATTTTGGAAAAGACCCTGAAGCAGCAGGTCATCCTCGAGACCAAGGTCGACCCCCAAGTCTTGGGCGGCCTGGTGGTCCGGGTCCAAGACCGGGTTTTCGATGCCTCGCTCAAGGGCGAGCTGGAGCGCTGGAAGGAATCCTTGAGCGCCGAGGCCGTGGCATAA